A genomic window from Candidatus Pelagisphaera phototrophica includes:
- a CDS encoding DUF420 domain-containing protein produces the protein MEIHQIPALNAILNSIATVLIISGLICIKKRNEKVHRSFMTAALFVSVLFLAGYLFHKWSVNWQNRSIGAEGTIKSIYLLMLFTHVLLAMAIVPLVLRTFFLAIKGRYESHKKWARWTYPIWLYVSVTGVLVYFSIYVWFPPLESVP, from the coding sequence ATGGAAATTCATCAAATCCCCGCTCTCAACGCGATTCTGAACTCGATCGCAACCGTCCTAATCATTAGTGGACTCATCTGTATCAAAAAAAGGAACGAGAAAGTGCATCGCTCTTTCATGACGGCTGCATTGTTCGTATCGGTCTTATTCCTTGCCGGCTACCTTTTCCACAAATGGTCTGTCAATTGGCAAAACCGGTCGATTGGAGCCGAGGGAACCATCAAAAGCATTTATTTGCTGATGCTGTTTACCCACGTTCTTCTGGCAATGGCGATTGTCCCACTCGTCCTAAGAACCTTCTTTCTGGCGATCAAGGGACGCTACGAATCCCATAAAAAGTGGGCTCGATGGACCTACCCGATCTGGCTTTATGTTTCCGTTACAGGAGTATTGGTTTACTTTTCGATATATGTTTGGTTTCCTCCTCTGGAAAGTGTCCCATAA